The following DNA comes from Brachyhypopomus gauderio isolate BG-103 unplaced genomic scaffold, BGAUD_0.2 sc57, whole genome shotgun sequence.
gaacaaacacacacatctttctcttttttgcCTCCCTCAACAATTTTTTTGTTAATTTTGCAGTCAGATGTTCCTCTGAAGGTTCTTCTTAGGGAGTTTGATCTTGCTGCAGTAGCTCTGCCAATTCCACCATTAGCCATCTGCTTACCCCTTTGAAGATGCTACTGATGCTCTGGGAGCAGATTGGGTCTTTGGTGTCCACCAACGCATCAAAGAGCGCTCCCAGAATCCTCTGCTGTATCTTGTCATCTGCCAGAGCCGCAAAGAATGCCTTGGTGATCTGTTTTCAGCAAGAAAAACATGTCCACTCAGTCCTAACGCAAAAACCAGTATGTACGCACAGACAATAAAGGCCGATGGTGGGATGGGACGAGGCGGAGTGTGAGGAGAACATCGGGTGGATCGTTGCTCTCCAGGGCAGACGGGTGTAGGCATAACCCACCTGCTCCACAGCGACGACCTGGACACTCGCCATGCCGGGGTGGGTCGTGGAGGAGGTGCCCAACGCGGTGATGAAGAGCTCCAGGGCGCGGGGGTGGCGGGTGAGGAGAGGCGCGGCCGCAGGGCTGTACTTTCCCAGCAGGAGACACAGGAGCAGGGCCTCGTCCGGCAACAGGGGAGCCGTGTCCGGAGCACGCTGCTCCAGGAGACGCTCCACGGCCGGCAGGAGCATAGACAACACCGCCTGGCACGGACAGATGGGGACAAAAATTACAGCTTGTTTTGTTTGCAAGTGTATGTAGAGCatttgctgtggtgtgtgtgtgtgtcccacacCTCTCCGTTGACGTCACGCAGGGCTTGGAGAAGCACTTTGGCCATGTGGCAGGGGCAGTCTGGGGACTGCACACAGTGGAGAAGCTGCTCCACTGCCATCACCAGCCGGGCCCCAACCTTCCCCGAGGACCCCGCCTCCTCATACAGCCTGCCTAGAGCCTGCAgtagcacgcacacacgcacacacatgcgcacgcatgcacacacacacacgcgcacacacgcacacacgcgcacgcgcacacacacacacacacacacacacacacacacacacacacacacacacacacatgcgcgcacacacacacacatacttttacTATGCTAAAATGTTACAtagtacacacaaacagaacacaacGTCTGCTGCATTTAGTGTTTTAACATGTGCTGCTGAGGGCAGAGCACCTGGCTGAGGTAGGCCGGGTCAGCGATGAGCTCCTCGGCCATGCCGAGCAGtttctccaccagggggcagtataGCGAGGTAGTGGCACCGTCGAGCAGCTTGAGGACAGACAGCGCggctctcctcacctccacagaCGTGCAGCCCAGACACGTCAACAGTGACGGGACCACTGTGGGCAGGAGAAGGGTGAGCGCTCGGCCTCGGGGTAAGGGAAGAACCCAAAAACATGACAGCACTGCTGCTGGCGGCCTCTAGGGGGAGCCGTACCCGGTGAGGAGGCAGAGGCAAGTGCCTGAAGTGCCTGGGCGGGGACGGTGGTGAGCAGGGCCCGGCCCACGCACAGGGCTCGCGTCTGCAGCAACGGCGTCACGCGGAACTCCGCCTGGTCACCTAGGTTACTGCTGTTGACCCACAGGAGAGGCAGGAACCTGAAGAGGTGCTCAGTCGCGTTCAGGTGCACCTGAGCGTCCACAGGGCAGCAGGTTAGAAACACACCTGTGCTCAGAGCTTTCCTACCACAGCTAGAGTCGTGTGCATATCCCTGCACATCCCACAAGGCTGAATGGGTCTATCTGGACTCTCGACTTAAtaaaaacatgttaaaactttCTGGGATTTCGACGAGTCTTTTTCAGTGTGTTAACGTGGGATCTCCAGCAGGTGGAGCTGTTGTGGGCCGTACCTGGAGCAGAGGTTGCAGTAGGGTCCTGAAGCAGGGGGCGAGGGGCCCATgggtggccccgcccaccaccaCGTCCAGCAGCCGGCACAGCAGCTGAAGGTAACAGCAGGTGCTGGCGTCCAGCTTCTCGGGGTTCCACCAGGGATCGTCTGCAAATGCACAGCCAGAATGTCAAACATATTAAGTTTGGTTTCTAGTCCTTTTCTGATATTACAAAAACCAAAGAAAAAAGTATAGAACACAATCATTcaacacacattttttttactgaactCTAAAGCCCACTTCCATAAATGTTTCTTGACCCTGAACCTAAAAAGTCAGAGACCCGAGAcgcaagcccctcccccagctgtcCCGCCCACCAGGCGAATGCCTCGCGATACCTTTGAACGTAGGCTCTGGGCATTTGAGGACGGTGATGAAGTACCGGAGGAGAGCGAGGAGGATGAGGCCCTGCTCCTTCTCCGCATGCTGCCCGCTGTGCAGCTTGGACAGGAAGGTGGCCAGCAGGGCGTCTGTGGGCGGGCtcggcccctcccactgctccGTGGGCGGCTGCCAGAGAAACAAGGGGTGGGGATAAAATGATCATGTTCACCCATGACTCCGGCAGTAGTGGGCGTGTGTAAATGGGAGAGTGGGTGCGCCAGACCTcctctggctcctcctcctgGCCCAGTGTGGGGAGGGTCCTCAGCGTGGGCTCCAGCAGGCCTAGGAGGGTCTGAGCAGTGTGGAGGTGCTGGCTCTCACTCAGGGGCCCGAGGGCCTGCAGCAGGACACCACTCAGCACCACGAACACCGCCCTGTCCCGCACGGTCACGGCCGGCCGGGCCAGCagcgcgcacacactcacgaTCTGTGTACACGCAagcacaaacataacataacatcAGAAACAATATTTATCTCCTCTTTTTCTTAATAACTATGACTCTAGACAGCAGGAACTCTGAGTTGCTGAGGCGACGGTGGCTCTTACCGCATTGCGTCTGGCCAGTGGCTCCATGCAAGCGAGGTTTGAAGTCAGAGTGCTTGTAAACACCTGgctggccacgcccaccacaTCTGCTGGAGCAGTTTTCTCCAGAACAGCACCAAAGGctgtccagacacacacacacacacacacacacacacacacacaggtcacccATTGCTAATAAACATTATGAGCATATGATATAAATGATCATGTGATCTGTAAAGCGTGTATAATCGTGTATAATCGTGTATAATCATGTATAATCGTGTATAATCGTACCTTTGCCCCAGCCCTGGGTGAGAGGGTGCTGGGAGAGCAGCTGGGTCTCCGACACACACAGTGCCAGCTGCAGCTCTGGCTGCTCTGCCGCAGGATTGGTCACGAGCAGAAAGGGCAGGAGATCCCAGCCAATCCGCATGCGGAGATCGGGTCTGCCAGCGGTGAGGCGCGGGTCATCGAGCATTCGGACAGCCTCCTTCAACACCGGACACCTGCAGGGCCGCAGTCATTAGTAACTCTACCGACCGGGGCGCCGCAAGACATGTAAAGGTGTTGAGACTGTAGTCATCCAGCAGAGGGCGCACCATACCTTCTTGAGTCGTCAATGTTAAAAGCACATATCACACAGGACCGTATGTGGGGTGTGGGAGCACGAATAAGGTTATGGACATGGAGGCGAGCCCAACACACTCACCATCGCCCGACGGCTGACGGCTCGGTGCGGTGGAGAACAGAAATGAGGGAAGAAGTCGTGTTCTCTGGGTCCACATGCTCAACATACAGCTGGGGAGCCAATCAGAAACAATTACAGAACCAGGCTTTGGCAGGCTTAAACAAACCTGCTAAAACAGGAGACCGAATGAAGACTTGAGCTAAATCAGGAACTCTGAACTCACTACTCACAAAACAACATTCTGACCAGCAGTTTGaagcagtctgaactaaagctTGTGCCTCAGAAGGACACGGCTGCTCCTGACAGAGGTCGGGGTTCACAGGGAGGCTTCCAACTCACATGCAGGGCTGAAACTGCTGACATTACGACCTCAGGAACATCATCCTTTAACCTCTCTAGTAGAGCATCGTTCAGAAATGCCTCGTCAAATCCCtcctgccaacacacacacacacacacatacacacacacacagctcagtaTAGTCTacatcagggatgtcaaagtcaaatacacagagggccaaaaaaacaaatttgctacaagccgagggccggactggttcaatgtttattaaaacatattgaaatgattgcacatagcctattgaaccaagacccaacacagtgtatattatttaatgtttaaatgaataaagcactattttcttatggatctgtcagtaatttcaagtgaaaacatttttcaacaagcaaacagataaaaacaaacttccttcaaagaaaacatgtcctgtacattaaattaataaagtaataaaggtttgataagtgctggaatttaggctaaagtacttgaaaatgcttaaaAATGTAAcgacttcatttcacaacaaatgtattacgttaacaaatatgagcctcttgtaattccaggacaaaacatgagagaacgtgaagacgttaagattgggcgttttgaaaataaacaaccattaaatgatgtgaataaaaaagcgaattatttcgaatcatttcgactatatgtataaaaatctaacttaattaagtttaactggtgcgcgcagttacaaaattcgagaggtgcatgaccttgcgaatcaacagcgtgcgacgccctcgcgcacgggcggagccactgcgatcgcgtcattttcaccgcgcggaccctcgccgcttgtgtgcgctgcagtgacttcgcgggctaccgttgcattgtggggaatgtagtgtttgtgcgtgcaaaacaccatcgggcggctgtggcctgcgggccggttctaatagtaattaaatatcatgcagggggccatagataatcaattcgcgggccggatctggcccgcgggccttgactttgacatatgtggtctaCATTGTGTGGTAAACTGTGTGCTAGTAAATGAGGTGGACACTCACCTTTCCAGAGATGAGAATCTCTTTCAGATAATCTACTGCCATGTTCCTCACAGAGGACAAAGGGTGGTTAAGACTGAGCAACAGAGAGGTGTCCGAGTCTGGCaaaacctaaacacacacacacacttagccaAGTCCAGGCATCCAGCTCTGCAATACACATCCAATGTGTGGAGGAAGCTCATGTTCACAGCAGTGCTCCTGAAGCACCTGGCTCATAACGCACCCTGAACTCTACAAAAGCTCCTCACTGTAATAACATCCAGATAGAGAACAGCATGCAGGCTTCTCCACAAACCTGATATTTTCCGCAGCTCAAAGTCAAAGACAGAAAGTGATGGAGAAGGTTGTTTCGCTGTTCTGAGTTCTCCTCATTCATACGGACCTCAAGAACTGCATCCAGAGCACCAGGACATCTGCCGGAACAGACAGGGTTAGGGATAGAGAGAACGAACCCGACCCAACAGAACCAAAGAGACAGTTACAGgttaacacaaacacagaaacccACCCAACACTAGCTCCACACTGACCTGACACAACCAAACAGACAAACTTACAGGTTAACACTAACCCTGACCCTCGGGACTAACCCAGCACTACAAGTTTAAGTGCAACCTTTCAGTCAGACAAAGGGTTGGCGGTTACTTGGAGTTTTAGGCCAACACTCACTTGTGCTCGAAGACTCTGATGATTGGCTGCACCTTCCCGCTGAAGGAGGAGAGTGCGTCTGCGGACAGTTCAGCACCCGCAGACACGTATCCGTCAAGGAGGAGCCTGCCAACACCAAACGGCGGTTACCACAACAGTCGTCAGTGGGCGTGGCATGTGGCTGGGGGCGTGGAGAGTCTGTCTGGTGCGTGGAGAGCATGGTTTGGGCCTATCCCAGCGCTTACCTCACCATGGTGCCCTCAAGGTCGCTGTTGAAGGGAAGGGTTTGGAGGATGGACTCGAGGAGGTGGCTGTGGGTAGAGCCATCTGAGCTCTCGCCCTGAAGCTCTTCTGTGTCGAAGCAGAATAAGAGATCTTCATTTGGAGCAGTTACAGCACAATTATACAGATTCATAATTACATATTCAACAGTATGAATACCAGTGTGTGCTTTCTCTCGGAATTGAACCCATGAGTTTGGTGTTAGTAACTACCTGCAAAGACTGACTGGACGAGGTGTGGCAGAAGGTAACGCAGCAGTGGACTGATGTCATAGGACGCTGCAATGCCCTGGAGGGTGGGCACGAGAGTGGGCACAGCACACAGGTACCCAAAGGCCCTGGGGAGGGGTGAGAGATTCTGATCAGACACAGATCACAATCACAGCCGATCCACTACCATCGCCTCCCACACACCTTCAGACCCAAAGCGCAAACTAACAAACCAAACTGTCAAAAATCTCACAGAATGACACGATAAAACCACCGTGGGATTCCCTTTGGGCCAAGAGGGGAAGAAGACCCCGAAACTCACTTTGGGCCAACAGTAGCTTCCTTCTGGTTCTGCAGGAGAACAATGAGGCAAGCCAGGCCCTCTGAGGCCAGCGCCGGAGTGCGGCCTAACGAGCGGCTCAGCTGGACGGCCAGCGACTCCACCAGCCCAGTCTGCATCACCACCTGCACGGCCAGCTGGGCCACGATCATGTAGGTGGCAGCTTTGTAGTCCACCAGTTCCGACTTCAAACCCTGTGGCAAAAAAATACATAGATAAACATTTGGCGATGGTGAAATTTACTGCCTGCGACCCAGTCTCAAAGTGGGCTCTTTGCGACAACCACGTCCATGTGTTTCGGACAAAGCAGCCGCTTAAGACTGGGTCTTACCAGCTGCACGTAGGGTAGGAGCTTGGCTATGATCGAATCCGTAACTTTCTCCGTCGCCTCCAGGGCTGGGACAATGGCCGCTGCGTAGAATGAGAAAACCACGCGCAACTGTGCACACTGTCCGTCATGGACCGCTCCCGAGTAGGCCTAGGACATACAGAAGGTTTTAACCGGGCCACGGTGTTAAGCAGGTCACGACATTCTAGCCCTCTGTGGTCAACCACAACAAAGTTAAGGCTGGGTAAAGGTGGTCTACCTTGACCGACTTTGTCACCAAGGTACAGATGAAATCCATGAAGCTCAGGTCTTTATAGCAATGAGTCAGCAGAGTGCTTCTGGCCAGTGGAACACCAGGTTTCTGAAGGGGCAGAGGTGCGTGTTAATAACACAGATGGTACTGCAGGGCTTCATCATAAAGCTTCTAGGTTAACATTCTCCTGACAACACAAAATGCATCACCTGAAGTCCATGGAGCCAGTGCCATCGGTGGGTGGGATCCTCTATCTTTAAAAGCTGAATGACTCTGACAAACATTTTAGTTTCATGATATGGCAAGACGCAGGCAACCAGGCTGTCTTGGTTGTACAAGTGAATGtggaacctgaaacacaatcaGAAGAGGGAAAAAACAAACGTATTATTTCATTTGCTCTCCATTCATGCCTAAAGAAAATAAACAGGTATAGGAACTAGGACATGAAAATACCAGATTTTATTACAGGCGTCACCATGGTAGTAACGGAGTTTAGAAATAGGGCATGAATTAGAGATGTCCTAGGCTCTGAAAAGGCACAAGAGATACATCACCTGTGAACCAACCATTCCAGACACTTCAGGGCTGGTTTGAGCAAGAAATACGGGGAGAGGCGTGTGAGGAAAAGTGTGATGCCCCTGTCCAGCTGCTTGTTGACAGCTTTATCCTGCACACTCCTCTCCAAGCTTAGGGAAGCCTGACTGAAGAGGGTCTCCTGGAACTCCGCAAAcgcaggttcgatccccaggagCTCCTCCAGCCCCGTGCAGCCTGTACaaaaaatagaataaaaataaaattatggaCAAACTCGTATTGGTACCAGGAAGACATCTTTATGGGGATCATATGTGGAGTAGCGCGTGTGAGGAGGATGTCGCACCCAGCGCATAGAACGTGCTCCGGTCCATGCTCGCCGCATCTTTGGGCTCGAACAGCACGGAGGCCACCTCGCGCCGGCTGAGCAGATTTGGGTCATTTTGCGGCAAAGCGAGCCGTTTCAACTGGTGGGCTAAAGATGTCATCTTAAATACTTTCTGCAAAGGTAAAAACAAAACTATTGTGAGGCTTCAAGTATGACATAACAACCCATAGTGTAAAAGCAGACAGCTCACGACCTAGAGGACTATAATCTCACTGGGATAAAGATGCCAATTTAGCGAGCTGTCTCCAATGACCTGTTGACCTGTCGCCTGTCCCAGTAATCATTTCACAAAAGAAATGATTGATTTCCCCAGTGAAAACTAGTCAAACCATTATTTTCTCTTATTACATAGGTATAGAAGTTGTTAGTTATGCTTGCTATGTGTCTACCATAGCTAACTTAGCTAACTACGCGGTTCACAAGTTAAAAGTTAGCTAGCGAACGTTTTATCAAACAGAGAATaacaccaaaacaaaaacacacttgCTCATCCGCTGACTAGTGAAACCTGTAATACAGTAGAGTTGAACTACAGAACCGAATACGACAACCAAAGAAACAAACTGCTCTTGCCTTTGGTCCCACATGTGCTGGAGACCACTTCTTCTTTTGTTTAGCTGTAAGGGCAGTTGATGTTGTGAGGGCCACAGCGCCACCTGCTGTGATGGGTGCGCCGTTTCTTCGGGCACTGTTGAGAGGCGTCAGGTAAGAATGTGAAGACGTACGTGTCAAAGTAATAGACTTTATGAATAAAATTCACTCTACCAAAGTAAAATTAGTTCATGCACCGCGTGCTCAAGATCGTTTAATATTCAAATTAGCAAGTGTAGGGTAAATTGCCGTATATTAGCTGcaatacaaaatataaaatttaaaaaaatgttttaagcattttaacatttttaacatATTCCAGGGTTTCCAAGGTTAAAACTTTACAAAGAGTGGCTTATATACAATGCATGACGGTGGTGAATAAACTGCACCAGCAGGTGGCGTGAATAGGGTGAATCTGCCAGTAAAGCAGATGGTACTGGGTGAGCGCATGAGCGCTGGTGTAATACGGTGAAAAGCGCTGTTGAGATAGAAACAATATGAAGAATGATGTGCGTTATATTTTTTTGGGAACAATTTATTTTCTCCAAATCCCATTCGAAATGGCAATAAGGGAAATGCAAGACTGACCTCAAAACGCATTTCGTTAGCTTCTTCTTCACGAACTGAAGTGTACAGACGAAACGCACCGGCGCTGACCGTATTGATAACAGTATTATTGATTTGGGATCACTAACAGTATTATTGATTTGGGATCACTAATAGTCAAATATAGGTATTTAATTGAAAGAGCCTGAAAGTGTCGTTACACCGTATCGAGACATATCGATATACATGGAGTGCACAGCGTTGACAGTAATCCTGCAGCATTAGCATTTTGCCTGGATGATCCAAAACCGCTGTCTCAGCATCGCTTTGCTGGGTTAAATATGCCGCTTTCGAGACAGCAAAGCATAATTTGTTATGAAATTATGGTCTAGTCACATAGTATAATAACTGAAAAAAGTGAAATGCAGTAACCATCATTTAGTATAATCACAGGATCGCATCACCCTAGTTCATTAGCAAACGAGTGAAAGTCAAAAATGGGTGTGGGGGGTTGTTTctcttcagtccagctcttaaagCTAAACGCATGAAGTGAGGGTCTGTTGTAGAACACATCTCTGCACATACATTGCACATGTACATTATCTGCACATGCATTGCACATATACATTATCTACACATACTGATGCCATCTCTTGTCATCTAACCGCAGGCTAAAACTATTACAGCACATTACCGTCAGGCGAACCTACACACGCTTTCACTCTGTAGTGAAGCCGACGAACACTTAATACACGGCTGCTCTTATGTGTATTTATGCGGAACAGCACGCGCGCGCCGCGGAGAGCGCCGCTGCTGATATTCGGCGCGCGCTATGACCCTGCCGCGAGCTCTTTTACAGCAGCGGCGGCAAGCCGCTTGTGCGCGAGAGCCAGAAATCCGCAGCTGAGAAAATCAAGAGATCAAAACGATGTGGCGAGAAGGGATTAAACGTCAATGGGAAAATTCCGGGATGCACCAGCGCTCGGGTTTTTCGCAATCTTCTCTGGTGCTTTTGTAATGAACATATCGGCAGCATTTTGTGCGGATTTTGCGTTTACGTTGTAATAACGGCTGATGGATGATGCGTCGCTTGCACCCCTGGTCATGCAGGCTTTAACGGATATTGTCCTTAGATCGGTCTGCATTGATTGATTACTTTTTACTCCGTTTCTCATTATTTATCGAAAACCATTTCGTGCCACTTCTGTCGTTACCGGATacgttttaaaagaaaaaaatctgtATTTTGGATGCGAGGGGCCAAAGGGAGAGAGATGTATTTAGTGAACCACGACGGAAAAGCCTAACAGACGATGATGAAGACCGAATCCTCATCCTCTAAAGCAGCTGGCACCACGCTTCGGAGCCCCTCTCCGCATCGGAACGCCTACGAGGCGGGCATTCAGGCGCTGAAACCGGCCAACGATATTCTAAACAACGCCGCAAACGGCGATGCTCAGGATGGCAAAGCAAAACCTTCGTCCCGCGGTCGCACGTACGGCTCAAACGTGCACCGCATCAAGAATATGTTCATGCAAATGGGCGCATCTTCTCCTACGGAGGGAGAGGCCCCGCCGAAGACCAACGGCGACAGCAAACCCGTTCGCCTCGCGCTGCCTCGGGCTGGAAGTCTGAACGAGAACGTGGATCACAGCGCACTGCTGAAACTGGGAGCCACCGTGTCGGAGCGCGTTAACCGCTTTGACACGAAAACGGAGGGCGGAGACGTGAAAGGGTCCTCCAGTTTATCCAGGCTGCAGGAGACAAGGAAGATCTTTGAACAGCAGAATCAAGAGAAACAGGCGGCGTCCAACCGAATTTGCCTAAAGAAAGAACGGGCGGCCGGGTTTCAGGACGGGCGTTTGGATGTGGTAGCTCGATTTAACGGAAGCACAGAATCACTGGACAGCCTGGATACAATCGGTGGAGCCGGCGAAGCCGTGTCGCCCACCGTTAGCCAGCTGAGCGCCGTGTTCGAGAGGGCCGCGGAGCTGCGCAACAACCTGCACCGTCTGTCCAACACGCCCCCGCCGCCGTCGCGCGGAGTCACGGCCCGCGTGGGCGCGCTCACCTCCAAGATCATCACTAAAAGAGTGCGCGCCTTCCCCCCGGGGGCCAACAGAGAGGACGACGAGGCAAGCCGAAACCAGGAGCAGGATGGAGCGTGCAAGACGCCTAAGGACAAAGAGCAGGCGCGCTGCTCAGACGGCCGCAGAAGGACCGGGGACTATCAGAGCCCTGAGCAGTGTTTATCTGAGGGGGACGCCGACGCAGCTGACCTACATGCTTCTCTTGCTAATGGAACCGTGTCCTCCAGCAAGGAGTCAATCCAAATGAGGGACGGCGGTCAGGCAGAGGACGATGGAGTGGCGGGTGACCCCAGCCTCTCCCTGGGGTTCAGCAAGGAGGAAGACGAAGATGACGAGGGCACCCTGAAGGAGGACTTCTCTGCTGCCGACCTGGTGGACATTAGCACCTACAGCGCCGTGGGAGAGGACTCAGGGGGCAGCCAGCCcgaagatgaggatgaggatgaggacgaTGACGAGGAGGAGCCGTACGAGGCCCAGTCTGGCTGCACGGAGGTGCCGGGACTCCCCGTGGAGGAGGAACTGCCCCCGAGCCGCAAGATCGGCTTCAGCTCGGAGCCTATTAAGGTGAGGTAGCCTAGGGCTGATCTAGGGCCTGTTGACCTTACATCCCAGAGAACAAATGCAAAAAGAGGCACAGCTGGTCTCAGGTCAGTTGCACAGAGCAGTGTCTGAATAAAACATACTCCCTTAGGGAGCATATTTATTAGCATGGCTACTAGAACCGTGTGTTCGCCATACAGGTTTACACTGATTTATTGCATAACACTGAAGAAATGAAGCAGCCTTCTGTCACTAATCACCACTTTTGGGTTAAGTAACACAGAGGGAGTTCCTTTTAGTGCCCTTATGGAATACAGCCATCTTGGGACCACTGAAATTTGAGTGTGTATGCCTgcggatgtgtgtatgtgtgtgtgtgtgtgacagagagatcTGTGCTTTCTGCTGGTCAGTGTTGTGTTCCTCAATAGGCCCTTTCTGCTCCACAGTCTGGGGtggtggggttgatgtggtgaggttggtgtggtggggtgggtgtgaggttggtgtggtgaggtgggtgtggaggggtgggtgtgaggttggtgtggtgaggttggtgtggtggggttggtgtggtgaggtgtgtgtggtggggtgggtgtgaggttggtgtggtagggtgggtgtgaggttggtgtggtccggttggtgtggtggggtgggtgtgaggttggtgtggtggggttggtgggtgtgaggttggtgtggtggggttggtgtggtgaggttggtgtggtggggtgtgtgtaaggttggtgtggtgaggtgggtgtggtggggtgggtgggtgtgaggttggtgtggtggggttggtgtggtgaggttggtgtggtggggtgggtgtaaggttggtgtggtgaggtgggtgtggtggggtgggtgtgaggttggtgtggtcgggttggtgtggtgaggtgggtgtggtggggttggtgtggtggggttggtgtggtggtgttggtgtggtgggtgtgaggttggtgtggtgaggttggtggggttggtgtgaggttggtgtggtggggttggtgtggtggggttggtgtggtgaggttggtgtggtggggtgggtgtgaggttggtgtggtggggttggtgtggtggggttggtgtggtgaggttggtgtggtggggtgggtgtgaggttggtgtggtgaggttggtgtggtgaggttggtgtgaggtgggtgtggtggggtgggtgtgaggttggtgtggtggggtgggtgtgaggttggtgtggtgggtttggtgtggtgaggttggtgtgaggtgggtgtggtgaggttggtgtggtggggtgagtgtgaggttggtgtggtggggttggtgtggtgaggttggtggggttggtgtgaagttggtgtggtggggttggtgtggtgaggttggtgtagtggggttggtgtggtgaggttggtgtggtggggtgggtgtggtgaggttggtgtggtggggttggtgtggtggggttggtgtgaggttggtgtggtggggttggtgtggtgaggttggtgtagtggggttggtgtggtgaggttggtgtggtggggtgggtgtggtgaggttggtgtggtggggtgggtgcagtgatgtcagtaacgcgttacttagtaacgcgttactctaatcttaccacttttttcggtaacgggtaatataacgcgctactatttccagtccagtaatcagattaaagttacttatccaaataactgtgcgttactatttatattttccctagta
Coding sequences within:
- the ppp1r9bb gene encoding neurabin-2 isoform X2, whose translation is MMKTESSSSKAAGTTLRSPSPHRNAYEAGIQALKPANDILNNAANGDAQDGKAKPSSRGRTYGSNVHRIKNMFMQMGASSPTEGEAPPKTNGDSKPVRLALPRAGSLNENVDHSALLKLGATVSERVNRFDTKTEGGDVKGSSSLSRLQETRKIFEQQNQEKQAASNRICLKKERAAGFQDGRLDVVARFNGSTESLDSLDTIGGAGEAVSPTVSQLSAVFERAAELRNNLHRLSNTPPPPSRGVTARVGALTSKIITKRVRAFPPGANREDDEASRNQEQDGACKTPKDKEQARCSDGRRRTGDYQSPEQCLSEGDADAADLHASLANGTVSSSKESIQMRDGGQAEDDGVAGDPSLSLGFSKEEDEDDEGTLKEDFSAADLVDISTYSAVGEDSGGSQPEDEDEDEDDDEEEPYEAQSGCTEVPGLPVEEELPPSRKIGFSSEPIKVFLTYSNEEYDRRNDEVDPMAASAEYELEKRVEKLDLFPVELEKDREGLGISIIGMGAGADMGLEKLGIFVKTVTEGGAAHRDGRIKVNDLIVEVDGTSLVGVTQSFAASVLRNTSGTVRFMIGREKPGEQSEVAQLIQQTLEQERWQREMMEQRYGNYTGDEEEPAAYGTDEEEEEDEEMSSIYPSAIEVFDLAENEDMLSPVEVDPEKLAHKYKELQIKHAVTQAEIQQMRKKLSHAEQDKQRWRGEKAQLEKSVQENRERMEKLEGYWLEAQSLCQAVDEHLKETQAQYQTLERKYSKAKRLIKEYQQKEIEFLKKQTAQRRTLEETEASHKEEAEQLQVTDLESQVDELKSSETL
- the ppp1r9bb gene encoding neurabin-2 isoform X1: MMKTESSSSKAAGTTLRSPSPHRNAYEAGIQALKPANDILNNAANGDAQDGKAKPSSRGRTYGSNVHRIKNMFMQMGASSPTEGEAPPKTNGDSKPVRLALPRAGSLNENVDHSALLKLGATVSERVNRFDTKTEGGDVKGSSSLSRLQETRKIFEQQNQEKQAASNRICLKKERAAGFQDGRLDVVARFNGSTESLDSLDTIGGAGEAVSPTVSQLSAVFERAAELRNNLHRLSNTPPPPSRGVTARVGALTSKIITKRVRAFPPGANREDDEASRNQEQDGACKTPKDKEQARCSDGRRRTGDYQSPEQCLSEGDADAADLHASLANGTVSSSKESIQMRDGGQAEDDGVAGDPSLSLGFSKEEDEDDEGTLKEDFSAADLVDISTYSAVGEDSGGSQPEDEDEDEDDDEEEPYEAQSGCTEVPGLPVEEELPPSRKIGFSSEPIKVFLTYSNEEYDRRNDEVDPMAASAEYELEKRVEKLDLFPVELEKDREGLGISIIGMGAGADMGLEKLGIFVKTVTEGGAAHRDGRIKVNDLIVEVDGTSLVGVTQSFAASVLRNTSGTVRFMIGREKPGEQSEVAQLIQQTLEQERWQREMMEQRYGNYTGDEEEPAAYGTDEEEEEDEEMSSIYPSAIEVFDLAENEDMLSPVEVDPEKLAHKYKELQIKHAVTQAEIQQMRKKLSHAEQDKQRWRGEKAQLEKSVQENRERMEKLEGYWLEAQSLCQAVDEHLKETQAQYQTLERKYSKAKRLIKEYQQKEIEFLKKQTAQRRTLEETEASHKEEAEQLQVKVTDLESQVDELKSSETL